One part of the Rutidosis leptorrhynchoides isolate AG116_Rl617_1_P2 chromosome 1, CSIRO_AGI_Rlap_v1, whole genome shotgun sequence genome encodes these proteins:
- the LOC139888449 gene encoding uncharacterized protein has protein sequence MDAYGILETVEARMLGAEIDPKKSKRALAFLFQAIPGKMVLQMASYTDPKQVWDGLKTRYLGVDRVRSARLATLKRELEGLKMKEGESVDDFATKLTGLASKSRSLGYELEEVDLVKRLLDSMPMSFLQIVASIEQCFVLDEMLFDEAVERLKAYEERMKRIDRMERIQGGLLLSSHEKTHGCNHCSGGSSNRDDYGRDRGKGRGSGKSREGGERIRDKSRVKCYGCGELGHYRHECPTRQKKSNLIEEEPALL, from the coding sequence ATGGACGCTTATGGAATATTGGAAACCGTGGAAGCAAGGATGCTAGGTGCGGAAATTGATCCGAAAAAATCAAAGCGAGCACTTGCCTTCTTATTTCAAGCGATTCCCGGGAAAATGGTGTTGCAAATGGCGAGTTATACCGATCCAAAACAAGTATGGGACGGTCTAAAGACGCGTTACTTGGGGGTGGATCGAGTGAGATCGGCTcgacttgcaaccttgaaaagggaGCTTGAAGGTTTGAAGATGAAAGAGGGAGAATCGGTTGATGATTTTGCTACAAAATTAACCGGTTTGGCTTCAAAATCAAGGAGTCTAGGTTATGAGCTTGAAGAGGTAGACTTGGTGAAAAGGTTACTTGATTCTATGCCTATGTCATTTCTCCAAATTGTGGCTTCAATTGAGCAATGTTTCGTGTTGGATGAGATGTTATTTGATGAAGCGGTTGAAAGGTTGAAGGCGTATGAAGAACGAATGAAAAGAATCGATAGAATGGAGCGCATTCAAGGTGGTTTGTTGTTGTCTAGTCATGAGAAGACACACGGGTGTAATCATTGTAGCGGCGGGAGTTCTAACCGAGATGACTATGGACGTGACCGGGGAAAAGGTCGGGGGTCCGGGAAGAGTCGAGAAGGTGGTGAACGGATCCGGGATAAAAGCCGCGTGAAATGTTACGGGTGTGGAGAACTTGGCCACTATCGTCACGAATGTCCTACACGTCAGAAGAAATCTAATTTGATTGAGGAAGAACCTGCACTATTATGA
- the LOC139864326 gene encoding premnaspirodiene oxygenase-like has protein sequence MELQFTIFSILVATLFYILINTYFKSSKSLKNNTKLPPQPWKLPLIGHLHYFTGGLPHHALGNVAEKYGPIVGLQFGEIYAVLISSPTLAKEIMKTHDLTFASRPKILSGEIIAYNYKDIAACPYGDYWRQMRKICVVELLSTKKVESFTSIREEESWNLFESVAKQTSKTIKLNENIFMLMNDIICRSSVGSRCNDQTLLVALTKQATSISAGYDVSDLFPSTKVLHLLSGTRKKLMKIRTQIDKILDDIISDHQERRAGKQSSDNEDLLDVLLRLKDDGGLELPLASDNIKAVLIEMFIAGTDTSSSTIDWTMSELIKNPRVMKKLQDELRQTLKGKKKIHESDIQELVYLKQVIKETLRLHPPVPLLVPRLSREKCDISGYHIPVNTTVIINAWKIGRDPDYWTDPESFVPERFTESSISNMITKDFEYLPFGGGRRVCPGITMGLANIELPLATLLYHFDWDLPKGVTSENLDMTESFGATVGRKTDLLLVPTLYNTN, from the exons ATGGAGCTTCAGTTTACCATTTTCTCCATTTTGGTTGCTACCCTATTCTACATTCTAATCAACACTTATTTCAAAAGTTCAAAATCCCTTAAAAACAACACAAAACTTCCTCCACAACCATGGAAGCTTCCTCTGATTGGCCATTTGCATTATTTCACCGGCGGATTACCACACCATGCTTTAGGTAACGTTGCAGAAAAATATGGACCAATCGTTGGTCTACAATTTGGCGAAATCTATGCTGTCTTAATCTCATCTCCCACTTTAGCTAAAGAAATCATGAAAACTCACGATCTCACTTTCGCAAGCAGACCTAAAATCCTAAGTGGTGAAATCATCGCTTACAACTACAAAGACATTGCCGCCTGTCCCTACGGCGACTACTGGAGACAGATGCGTAAGATATGCGTCGTGGAGCTTTTAAGCACCAAAAAAGTTGAATCGTTTACTTCAATTCGTGAAGAAGAGTCATGGAACCTGTTTGAATCTGTAGCCAAACAGACATCAAAGACCATAAAGCTTAATGAAAATATATTCATGTTGATGAATGACATCATATGTAGGTCTTCAGTTGGAAGCAGATGCAACGACCAAACGCTTCTTGTTGCACTAACTAAACAAGCTACATCTATTTCAGCTGGTTATGATGTATCAGATTTATTTCCATCTACCAAAGTATTGCATCTGCTTAGTGGGACCAGGAAAAAGTTGATGAAGATACGAACACAAATTGATAAGATACTTGATGACATCATCTCTGATCACCAAGAACGCCGTGCAGGTAAACAGAGTAGCGACAACGAAGACCTCCTTGATGTTCTTCTGAGACTCAAAGATGATGGTGGACTTGAACTGCCATTAGCTTCTGATAACATCAAAGCAGTCCTTATT GAGATGTTCATAGCGGGTACAGATACTTCTTCCTCAACTATAGATTGGACAATGTCAGAACTAATAAAGAATCCAAGGGTTATGAAAAAACTGCAAGACGAACTTAGGCAGACACTCAAGGGAAAGAAAAAGATTCATGAATCGGATATTCAAGAATTAGTTTATCTGAAACAAGTGATCAAGGAAACGTTAAGGTTGCACCCTCCGGTCCCACTGTTAGTCCCTAGATTGTCACGAGAGAAGTGTGACATAAGCGGATACCATATCCCTGTTAATACCACAGTTATTATTAACGCGTGGAAAATAGGACGTGATCCAGATTACTGGACTGATCCTGAGAGTTTCGTACCCGAAAGGTTTACGGAGAGTTCAATTAGTAACATGATTACAAAGGATTTTGAATATCTACCATTTGGTGGTGGAAGAAGAGTGTGTCCAGGTATAACTATGGGATTGGCTAACATCGAACTTCCTTTAGCGACGTTGTTGTACCATTTTGATTGGGATCTTCCAAAAGGAGTAACATCTGAAAATCTTGATATGACCGAGTCGTTTGGAGCTACTGTTGGTCGAAAGACTGACTTACTTTTAGTCCCAACTCTTTATAACACAAACTAA